A DNA window from Arachis duranensis cultivar V14167 chromosome 3, aradu.V14167.gnm2.J7QH, whole genome shotgun sequence contains the following coding sequences:
- the LOC107480078 gene encoding uncharacterized protein LOC107480078, which yields MPLVEFEYNNSYHILERVGPVAYRMALSPHLLNLHDVFHVSQLPKYTPDVIHVLEPESVQIREDWTLPVTLVRIDDTSIKKLREKEVSLVKVAWSRTGVEEHTWELESEMRADYPRLFSAWKSVGEALEALEVEFESVPGGTGVRQG from the exons ATGCCGCTAGTGGAGTTTGAGTACAATAATAGCTACCAT ATTCTTGAGAGggttggaccggtggcgtatcggatggctctatcGCCTCATCTTTTGAACCTGCACGATGTGTTTCACGTGTCACAACTTCCGAAATACACTCCTGATGTTATCCATGTGTTAGAACCCGAATCGGTTCAGATAAGAGAAGATTGGACTCTGCCGGTGACTCTGGTCAGGATCGATGACACAAGTATTAAAAAGTTACGCGagaaagaggtttcattagtgaaagtggcatggagtcgaacTGGTGTTGAGGAGCACACCTGGGAGCTTGAGTCAGAGATGCGAGCAGACTACCCACGCCTGTTCTCAG CTTGGAAATCTGTTGGTGAGGCTTTGGAAGCCTTGGAAGTTGAATTTGAGAGTGTTCCTGGTGGAACGGGAGTCAGGCAAG GCTAG